One Rossellomorea aquimaris DNA window includes the following coding sequences:
- a CDS encoding 3-oxoacyl-[acyl-carrier-protein] synthase III C-terminal domain-containing protein, with amino-acid sequence MPKILSVETEIPPVKITQNEAAEFAKQLFSKSFKDIGRLLSVFENGEIDSRYFVKDIDWFSEEHTFQEKNDEFIHHAVDLGSKVVKKSLSRHQLTLEDIDAIITISTSGIATPSIEARIMNHLPFSSHVKRIPIWGLGCAGGASGLSRAYEYCLAFPKANVLVLSIELCSLTFQHGDRSKSNLIGTSLFADGVACAVICGDDSQVLKDISNPLPTIFATQSTLLRDSLDVMGWEVKNNGLYVVFSKDIPTLVKNWLRPNVEEFINANDLRLEDIKHFVAHPGGRKVIEAYQEALGMDESMTSESMKVLKEYGNMSSVTILYVLKEFMNKGCERGDIGLGTALGPGFSSELLLMRWE; translated from the coding sequence ATGCCTAAAATTCTCTCAGTAGAAACCGAGATCCCCCCTGTGAAAATTACGCAAAATGAAGCGGCGGAATTTGCGAAACAGTTGTTTTCCAAAAGTTTTAAAGATATCGGACGTCTTCTCTCCGTGTTTGAAAATGGTGAAATAGACAGCCGTTATTTCGTAAAAGATATCGACTGGTTCTCAGAAGAGCATACCTTTCAAGAAAAGAATGATGAATTTATTCATCATGCAGTTGATTTAGGCAGCAAAGTTGTTAAGAAGAGCTTATCCCGACATCAACTTACATTAGAAGATATTGATGCGATTATTACAATATCAACCTCAGGGATAGCGACACCAAGTATCGAGGCGAGAATTATGAATCATCTGCCATTCTCATCTCATGTAAAACGAATCCCGATTTGGGGATTGGGGTGTGCTGGTGGAGCGAGTGGATTGTCACGTGCCTATGAATACTGTTTGGCATTTCCTAAAGCGAATGTTCTCGTCCTTTCCATTGAACTTTGTTCTCTCACTTTTCAGCATGGCGATCGCTCAAAGAGCAATCTGATTGGTACCTCATTATTTGCGGATGGGGTGGCTTGTGCCGTTATATGTGGCGATGATAGTCAGGTGCTCAAAGACATTTCAAATCCTCTGCCAACCATATTTGCCACTCAGTCGACACTGCTCCGGGATTCCCTTGATGTGATGGGATGGGAAGTAAAGAATAATGGTCTGTATGTGGTGTTTTCAAAGGATATTCCAACACTTGTAAAGAACTGGCTCCGTCCTAATGTAGAGGAGTTCATCAACGCTAATGACCTCAGGCTTGAAGACATTAAACATTTCGTAGCTCATCCCGGCGGCAGGAAAGTCATTGAAGCCTACCAGGAAGCTTTAGGGATGGATGAAAGTATGACATCGGAATCAATGAAGGTGTTGAAGGAATATGGGAACATGTCATCTGTAACCATCTTGTATGTGCTGAAGGAATTTATGAATAAAGGCTGTGAACGTGGAGATATAGGCTTGGGAACCGCTTTAGGACCAGGGTTTAGTTCAGAACTGCTTTTGATGAGGTGGGAATGA
- a CDS encoding cytochrome c oxidase subunit II: protein MHMHRYEKWWLTLGTGSLILFLIILGISAFHQGHQPPSAKAYVNPEQVDKTSPFNDPGLKKVEGKAWDYELVFVASAFLYTPGEIEVPKGSTLKIIATTKDVVHGFEVAGTNINMMLEPGFVSEYTTTLDKTGEFLVVCNEYCGVGHHTMKSMIKVVE from the coding sequence ATGCACATGCATCGTTATGAAAAATGGTGGTTAACGTTAGGAACAGGGTCTCTTATTTTATTTTTAATTATTTTAGGCATCAGTGCCTTTCACCAAGGACATCAACCTCCAAGTGCGAAGGCATATGTCAATCCTGAACAAGTGGATAAAACCTCGCCTTTTAACGACCCGGGATTGAAGAAAGTGGAAGGAAAAGCTTGGGATTACGAATTAGTGTTTGTTGCATCTGCGTTTCTCTACACGCCTGGGGAAATTGAAGTACCTAAAGGGTCTACACTGAAGATCATCGCTACAACAAAAGATGTTGTCCACGGATTTGAAGTCGCAGGGACAAATATTAATATGATGCTTGAACCCGGATTTGTTAGTGAATATACAACAACCCTTGATAAGACAGGGGAATTTCTCGTTGTCTGTAATGAATATTGTGGTGTAGGTCATCACACAATGAAATCTATGATTAAGGTGGTGGAATAA
- the gpsB gene encoding cell division regulator GpsB: MISDKVKLTAKDILEKEFKSGMRGYKPEDVDKFLDLIIKDYETFHQEIEDLQQENLRLKKQVEGASKQRSAAPAQQTGTTNFDILKRLSNLEKHVFGNKLYD; this comes from the coding sequence ATGATCTCAGATAAAGTGAAATTAACCGCCAAGGATATCCTGGAAAAAGAATTCAAAAGTGGCATGCGGGGATATAAACCAGAAGACGTGGATAAATTTTTAGATTTGATTATTAAAGATTATGAAACCTTCCATCAAGAAATAGAAGATCTGCAACAAGAGAACCTGCGATTGAAGAAACAAGTGGAGGGAGCAAGTAAACAGCGCTCCGCTGCTCCGGCTCAACAGACAGGTACAACGAATTTCGATATTCTTAAGCGCTTGTCTAATTTAGAGAAACACGTTTTTGGAAACAAATTATATGACTGA
- a CDS encoding carboxypeptidase M32: protein MKESVIETKDRFHDYVKKMSAYNEALGLMFWDLRTGAPKNGVEQRSEVIGMLSSELFAMSTSNEMAAYLAKLSPEMDKLDIMTQKLLEECQKEYDRNKKIPASEYREYVVLQSKAEGVWEEAKEKADFTMFQPYLEKLVAFTKRFIDYWGYEDNKYNTLLDMYEPGVTVEVLDKVFGDLRDQIVPLVHKISESEHKPYTDFLFEHFPKDMQKEFSLKILEQMGYDFNSGRLDETVHPFAIGLNPGDVRVTTKYDEKDWRTAVFGTIHEGGHALYEQNISKDLIGTPLCTGTSMGIHESQSLFYENFVGRDHSFWKKNYSLLKDYSSGQFDSVEQDDFYRAINESKPSLIRIEADELTYALHIIIRYEIEKGLFNDEMDVKDLPEIWNQKYEEYLGIRPSHNGEGVLQDVHWAGGSFGYFPSYALGYMYAAQFKRAMLKDLPHYEELLEEGNLAPIREWLTTNVHQWGKMKKPLEIIREVTGEGLNAKYLAEYLTEKYSKVYSLN, encoded by the coding sequence ATGAAAGAATCAGTAATAGAAACAAAAGATCGTTTCCATGATTATGTAAAAAAAATGTCTGCGTACAACGAAGCGCTTGGTTTGATGTTCTGGGATTTGCGGACAGGTGCTCCGAAAAATGGCGTTGAACAACGATCTGAAGTCATTGGAATGCTTTCATCTGAGCTTTTTGCAATGTCGACCTCCAATGAAATGGCTGCATACCTGGCAAAACTGTCTCCAGAAATGGACAAATTGGATATCATGACACAAAAACTATTAGAAGAGTGTCAAAAAGAGTATGATCGGAACAAAAAAATCCCCGCTTCTGAATATAGGGAATACGTGGTGTTACAATCGAAAGCTGAAGGTGTATGGGAAGAAGCGAAAGAAAAAGCGGATTTCACTATGTTTCAGCCCTATTTAGAAAAACTTGTGGCATTTACGAAACGCTTTATTGATTATTGGGGCTATGAAGATAACAAATATAATACGTTACTGGATATGTATGAGCCAGGTGTAACGGTTGAAGTATTAGATAAAGTATTTGGCGATCTTCGAGATCAAATTGTCCCGCTTGTACATAAGATTTCCGAATCGGAACATAAGCCATATACAGATTTCCTCTTTGAACACTTTCCAAAGGATATGCAAAAAGAATTCAGCTTAAAGATCCTTGAGCAAATGGGGTATGATTTTAACTCAGGCAGATTGGATGAGACCGTCCATCCATTTGCGATTGGTTTAAACCCCGGTGATGTAAGGGTAACTACTAAATATGACGAGAAGGATTGGAGAACAGCCGTGTTCGGGACAATCCATGAAGGTGGACATGCTCTGTACGAGCAGAATATTTCCAAAGATCTGATAGGTACACCATTATGTACGGGAACGTCAATGGGGATCCATGAATCTCAATCCCTGTTCTATGAAAACTTTGTAGGAAGAGATCATTCTTTCTGGAAGAAGAATTATTCGTTACTGAAGGATTACTCTTCAGGACAGTTTGATTCCGTTGAACAAGACGATTTCTACCGGGCGATCAATGAGTCGAAACCATCGTTAATCCGTATCGAAGCAGATGAATTAACGTACGCGTTACATATTATCATTCGGTATGAAATTGAAAAGGGATTATTTAATGATGAGATGGACGTTAAGGATCTTCCTGAAATCTGGAATCAGAAATATGAAGAGTACTTGGGAATTCGTCCTTCTCATAACGGCGAAGGTGTCCTTCAAGATGTTCATTGGGCTGGTGGGAGCTTCGGTTACTTTCCGTCATATGCATTAGGATATATGTACGCTGCGCAGTTTAAGCGTGCCATGTTAAAAGATCTTCCTCATTATGAAGAGCTGTTGGAAGAGGGGAATCTTGCTCCCATAAGAGAATGGCTGACGACGAACGTTCATCAGTGGGGCAAGATGAAGAAACCGCTGGAAATCATAAGGGAAGTTACTGGAGAAGGGCTTAATGCCAAATACTTGGCCGAGTATTTAACGGAGAAGTATTCAAAGGTATATTCCTTGAATTAA
- a CDS encoding glucose 1-dehydrogenase, with product MYLPSFSLNDKLAVVTGAGRGIGRALSIGLAEAGADVVLLSRTRNDLEDTASEIENLGRRAYIIPTDITSREEIRKAISYIEDQNRSIDILINNAGMNIRSTALEVTDQEWQTIMDTNLKSAFMMSQEAGKHMMEKDQGKIINIASVAGHVALRTGVVYASTKAAMIQMTKVLAMEWGKYNINVNSIGPWYFKTPLTAELLQNEEYVNDILAVTPLKRIGELEELVGPAVFLSSDASNYITGQTLFVDGGMTIQGF from the coding sequence ATGTATTTACCTTCATTTTCATTAAACGATAAATTGGCCGTCGTCACTGGGGCAGGCCGTGGAATTGGACGAGCTCTCAGTATTGGTTTAGCAGAAGCTGGTGCGGATGTTGTCCTGCTATCAAGAACGAGGAATGATTTGGAAGATACGGCAAGTGAAATAGAAAACCTGGGTAGAAGGGCGTATATCATCCCTACAGATATAACATCTCGGGAGGAAATTAGAAAAGCGATTTCTTACATAGAAGATCAAAATCGTTCCATTGATATTTTGATAAATAACGCAGGAATGAATATCCGCTCTACTGCTCTTGAGGTTACGGATCAAGAGTGGCAAACCATCATGGATACAAATTTAAAATCTGCTTTTATGATGAGTCAGGAGGCAGGTAAACATATGATGGAGAAGGATCAGGGGAAGATCATTAACATAGCGTCTGTCGCTGGTCATGTTGCCTTACGTACTGGGGTTGTGTACGCTTCAACGAAAGCAGCCATGATTCAAATGACGAAGGTTTTAGCCATGGAATGGGGAAAATACAATATCAATGTGAATAGTATCGGACCTTGGTATTTTAAAACACCATTAACGGCAGAATTATTGCAAAATGAAGAATATGTAAACGATATTTTGGCCGTTACACCTTTAAAAAGAATCGGTGAACTGGAAGAACTTGTGGGACCGGCTGTTTTCCTATCTTCGGATGCTTCGAATTATATTACCGGTCAAACCCTTTTTGTAGACGGAGGAATGACGATTCAAGGTTTCTAA
- a CDS encoding ATP-dependent DNA helicase, whose protein sequence is MRKKLPFELTKEQSFYEALSDWVGDVFYDLLPEKGFDLRDEQVFMAFQLNQAYKNKQVMFAEAGVGTGKTLVYLLYALSYARYTGKPAIIACADETLIEQIVKKEGDIQKLETALDLDIDVRLAKSREQYLCIKKLEENISQNEGYQDIWEGLPGFVHDNSSMRSFSHYGDRKEYAHLSDEEWNQVGWDSLQDCMSCSYRHRCGLTLHREHYRGAADLIICSHDFYMEHIWTKDSRKREGQLPLLPEASSVVFDEGHLLEFASQKAMTYRMRMETLEDLLEKLSASDMREETLYVIEDIMLDNEKWFELLEKESKGETGSERQYISRSEAILQQGRALTEKIENLLNELVFESEMYVMDDYLLKVVEEYLEQIQFSLKLFIDDEKGIYWLETSEEEHTFVVMPRLVEEILRDQVFSQNIPFIFSSATLSYIGDFSYVSQSLGIEKYEKFSVESPYEYEDMMKAFLPSLEGGRDSKNQYAFDMLKKNQGKSLILFSTKEEMNAFRQFQKQQGNQDWNVIYEGDREISETVQQFQQETFTVLCSYHLWEGLDVPGESLSQVIIYSLPFPPKDPVFDAKRNHAENSVEEVDIPYMLLRLRQGIGRLIRTSEDKGSVHVLMSGHESAYKQLVESVLPVGIEVLNS, encoded by the coding sequence ATGAGAAAAAAATTACCATTTGAATTAACCAAGGAGCAATCATTTTATGAAGCATTATCCGACTGGGTCGGTGACGTGTTTTATGATCTATTGCCTGAAAAGGGGTTTGATTTACGGGATGAACAGGTATTTATGGCCTTTCAGCTTAATCAAGCCTATAAAAATAAGCAGGTTATGTTTGCAGAAGCAGGTGTCGGTACGGGGAAAACCCTTGTATATCTTTTATATGCGTTATCGTATGCCAGATATACTGGCAAACCGGCAATCATTGCGTGTGCGGATGAAACGCTCATTGAGCAGATTGTGAAAAAGGAAGGGGACATCCAGAAGCTTGAGACTGCACTGGATCTTGATATAGATGTTCGATTGGCAAAGTCCAGAGAACAATATCTCTGTATAAAAAAACTTGAAGAGAATATTTCCCAAAACGAGGGTTACCAGGACATATGGGAGGGATTACCGGGTTTTGTACACGACAATTCTTCCATGAGAAGCTTTAGTCATTATGGGGATAGAAAAGAATATGCTCATCTATCTGATGAAGAATGGAATCAAGTTGGCTGGGATTCTCTTCAGGACTGTATGTCTTGTTCTTATCGCCATCGCTGCGGTCTTACACTTCACCGTGAACATTACCGGGGGGCAGCAGACTTAATCATCTGTTCCCATGATTTTTATATGGAACATATTTGGACGAAAGACTCCCGTAAACGGGAAGGGCAACTGCCACTTCTGCCGGAAGCGAGCTCTGTTGTCTTTGACGAAGGTCACTTATTGGAATTCGCTTCTCAAAAAGCGATGACATACCGCATGAGAATGGAGACCCTTGAAGACTTATTGGAGAAGCTTTCAGCGTCTGATATGAGGGAAGAAACTTTGTATGTCATTGAAGATATTATGCTGGATAATGAAAAGTGGTTCGAGCTCCTCGAGAAAGAATCCAAAGGAGAGACTGGTTCCGAGAGACAATATATTTCCCGCTCTGAAGCCATATTACAACAAGGAAGAGCGTTAACGGAGAAAATTGAAAATCTTTTAAATGAGCTCGTCTTTGAATCTGAAATGTATGTCATGGATGATTACTTACTAAAGGTAGTGGAAGAGTATCTTGAGCAGATTCAGTTTTCCTTGAAACTATTCATAGATGATGAAAAAGGGATCTATTGGTTGGAAACGTCAGAAGAAGAGCACACCTTTGTTGTGATGCCAAGATTGGTGGAAGAAATTTTGAGAGATCAAGTATTCTCTCAAAATATCCCATTTATCTTTTCTTCGGCCACTCTTTCCTATATTGGAGACTTCTCTTATGTTTCTCAATCGCTGGGAATTGAAAAATATGAAAAGTTCTCGGTAGAATCTCCTTATGAATACGAAGACATGATGAAAGCATTTCTTCCTTCATTAGAAGGAGGTAGGGATTCTAAAAATCAGTATGCCTTTGACATGTTGAAGAAAAATCAAGGGAAGTCGTTGATTCTCTTCTCCACTAAGGAAGAAATGAATGCTTTTAGACAATTTCAAAAACAGCAGGGAAATCAGGACTGGAATGTGATTTATGAAGGGGACAGAGAGATTAGTGAAACGGTACAGCAGTTCCAGCAGGAAACCTTTACAGTTCTTTGCTCCTATCATTTATGGGAAGGATTGGACGTGCCTGGGGAGTCACTTTCCCAAGTCATTATCTACTCACTCCCATTCCCTCCTAAGGATCCTGTGTTTGATGCGAAACGAAATCATGCTGAAAACTCAGTGGAAGAAGTGGATATTCCCTACATGCTCCTTCGACTGAGACAGGGAATTGGCCGATTGATTCGTACGAGCGAGGACAAAGGAAGCGTTCATGTCCTCATGAGTGGTCATGAATCAGCTTATAAACAGTTGGTAGAATCCGTATTACCAGTTGGAATTGAAGTGTTGAATTCATAA
- a CDS encoding GyrI-like domain-containing protein: MEINVASLDDKLLVGIGWTGPYGRGAEIPRLFTKFQQMIPSIHHINGDECIYAPFHDRATDFTYYCTVEVDRVEKLPPGLVELSLPAGVYAHALYEGLSTEVEQAYFSIFNWIKENGYEKDYSRLSVEKFFSQDREINETEDKRKLELFVPIKEK, encoded by the coding sequence ATGGAAATTAACGTTGCATCACTAGATGATAAATTGCTTGTTGGAATAGGCTGGACAGGCCCTTATGGAAGAGGGGCTGAGATCCCGAGACTTTTCACTAAGTTTCAACAGATGATCCCATCCATTCACCACATCAATGGGGATGAATGCATATACGCCCCTTTCCATGACAGAGCGACTGACTTTACGTATTATTGTACCGTAGAGGTTGATCGTGTGGAAAAACTTCCACCGGGGTTAGTGGAACTGTCTCTCCCTGCAGGCGTATATGCTCATGCTCTTTATGAAGGGCTGTCAACGGAAGTAGAACAAGCCTACTTTTCGATCTTTAACTGGATTAAGGAAAATGGCTATGAAAAAGACTACTCCAGACTGAGTGTCGAGAAATTTTTTTCTCAGGACAGGGAAATCAACGAAACGGAAGACAAACGGAAATTAGAGTTGTTTGTTCCAATTAAGGAGAAATAG
- a CDS encoding b(o/a)3-type cytochrome-c oxidase subunit 1, with product MKRFVRIDKKDATLALAHIYVGFIALALGGLAGLLQVLVRSGKFILPAGIGYYQVLTVHGVLLGLVLTTFFILGFQHAAISRTSGTYSEKSRLLGWLGFWVMLIGTSMAAVMILLNEATVLYTFYAPLQAHWIFYLGLTFVVVGSWLGGAGMIIKYVSWRKEHPGQPSPLLTFMAIINTVLWIVATIGVAGTVLFQLLPWSLGLVDRVDVLVSRTLFWYFGHPLVYFWLLPAYMAWYVIIPKIIGGKIFSDSLARLSFILFLLFSIPVGFHHQLVEPGIDAYWKFLQVVLTFMVVIPSLMTAFSLFATFEMYGRSKGATGLFGWFKKLPWGDARFTVPFIGMVAFIPAGAGGLINASNQMNQVVHNTIWVTGHFHLTLATSVVLTFFGISYWLVPHLTGRVLTKAMNKLAIVQAIVWSVGMGIMSGAMHAVGLLGAPRRSSFSTYGDSPQALEWIPYQVAQAIGGTILFIGIILVLYIFINLTFFAPKGDEEFPVGEKAEAAEKTPMALENWRIWLTILAALILVAYTVPFIDMIQNAPPASKGYRLW from the coding sequence ATGAAACGATTTGTAAGGATTGATAAAAAAGATGCTACATTGGCGTTGGCCCACATTTATGTAGGATTTATTGCCTTGGCTCTAGGTGGATTGGCAGGATTATTACAAGTGTTGGTTAGGTCAGGCAAGTTCATATTGCCTGCAGGGATCGGCTATTATCAGGTGTTAACAGTTCACGGTGTATTACTGGGATTGGTATTGACCACTTTCTTCATCTTAGGATTCCAGCACGCTGCCATTTCCCGAACATCCGGTACCTATTCCGAAAAATCCCGTTTGTTAGGCTGGTTAGGATTCTGGGTCATGCTTATCGGAACAAGCATGGCCGCTGTTATGATCCTATTAAATGAAGCAACTGTACTTTATACTTTCTATGCTCCCCTGCAGGCACACTGGATATTTTACTTAGGGTTGACCTTCGTCGTTGTTGGAAGCTGGCTAGGTGGCGCCGGCATGATCATCAAATATGTAAGCTGGCGAAAAGAACACCCCGGTCAACCAAGCCCTCTGTTAACATTCATGGCTATCATCAATACCGTCTTATGGATTGTCGCCACCATTGGTGTGGCTGGAACGGTTTTATTCCAGCTCCTTCCTTGGTCTCTTGGTCTCGTTGATCGGGTAGATGTACTCGTTAGCAGAACATTATTCTGGTATTTCGGTCATCCCCTTGTATATTTTTGGCTGCTGCCTGCCTATATGGCATGGTATGTCATTATTCCAAAAATCATTGGAGGGAAAATATTTTCAGATTCGTTAGCCAGACTTTCCTTTATATTGTTCCTTCTATTCTCTATCCCGGTTGGTTTTCATCACCAATTAGTCGAACCGGGAATCGACGCCTATTGGAAGTTTTTACAGGTAGTTCTTACCTTTATGGTTGTCATACCTTCCTTGATGACTGCATTTTCTCTGTTCGCAACCTTTGAAATGTACGGCAGATCAAAAGGAGCAACCGGTTTGTTTGGATGGTTTAAAAAGTTACCATGGGGAGATGCACGCTTTACAGTGCCATTTATCGGCATGGTTGCCTTTATCCCAGCAGGAGCTGGTGGGTTAATCAATGCATCGAACCAGATGAACCAAGTTGTTCATAATACCATCTGGGTTACCGGTCACTTTCACTTAACCTTGGCCACTTCTGTTGTCTTGACATTCTTCGGTATATCCTATTGGCTCGTCCCTCATTTAACAGGACGCGTCTTAACGAAAGCAATGAACAAACTGGCGATCGTGCAAGCCATTGTGTGGTCTGTAGGAATGGGCATCATGTCAGGTGCCATGCATGCTGTCGGCTTACTCGGCGCCCCAAGAAGATCCTCTTTTTCAACTTATGGGGACTCACCGCAAGCCCTTGAATGGATTCCATATCAAGTCGCACAAGCCATCGGGGGAACCATCCTCTTTATCGGGATCATTCTGGTTCTATACATCTTTATCAATCTGACATTCTTCGCACCTAAAGGAGACGAAGAGTTCCCAGTCGGTGAAAAAGCCGAAGCAGCTGAGAAAACACCAATGGCTCTTGAAAACTGGAGGATTTGGTTAACCATCTTAGCAGCCCTCATTCTTGTTGCCTATACCGTTCCGTTCATAGACATGATTCAAAACGCGCCGCCTGCTTCAAAGGGGTATCGCTTGTGGTAA
- a CDS encoding isoprenylcysteine carboxylmethyltransferase family protein: protein MLYFILFFFVLMIQRLVELFIAKSNEKWMKELGAKEYGQSHYKMMVAIHIAFFVSLLIEGGIFHKGVNAYWPLLLTGFILTQLGRIWVISSLGKYWNTKIIVLPNAEVVAKGPYKFLKHPNYFIVTLEFLVVPLLFNAYWTLFVFALLNQFILSIRIPLEENALRIETDYERIHLHTKGWIPLFRKEK from the coding sequence ATGCTCTATTTCATTCTGTTTTTTTTCGTACTGATGATTCAGAGACTTGTGGAGCTATTCATTGCCAAGTCAAATGAAAAGTGGATGAAGGAACTGGGAGCTAAAGAATATGGGCAGTCCCATTATAAAATGATGGTCGCCATCCATATAGCGTTTTTTGTTTCTTTACTAATAGAAGGAGGGATCTTTCATAAAGGAGTTAATGCCTATTGGCCTCTCCTGTTGACTGGTTTTATCCTGACTCAGCTGGGAAGAATATGGGTGATTTCTTCCCTTGGGAAGTATTGGAATACGAAGATCATTGTGCTTCCGAACGCTGAAGTGGTCGCGAAAGGTCCTTATAAATTTTTGAAACATCCTAATTATTTTATCGTTACATTGGAATTCTTAGTTGTGCCATTGCTCTTTAATGCTTATTGGACACTTTTTGTCTTTGCACTACTGAATCAATTCATTCTCTCTATCCGGATCCCATTGGAGGAAAATGCCCTCCGAATTGAAACCGATTACGAAAG
- a CDS encoding class I SAM-dependent RNA methyltransferase, whose product MSTYTLIATAAMGLEAIVAKEVKELGYECQVDNGKVIFKGDETAIARANMWLRTADRIKILVGDFNAYSFDELFENTKKLPWENFLPVDAEFPVQGKSVKSKLYSVPDCQAIVKKAIVERLRTAYKRTSWLDETGPLFKIEVAIHKDVASITLDTSGQGLHKRGYRIGQGEAPLKETLAAALIQLTTWNPDRPFVDPFCGSGTIPIEAALIGQNIAPGFNREFLSENWPLMPAEVWEKTRMEAEDLANYDQPLEILGTDIDHRMIEVSKENAMEAGLGDLVKFKQMQVRDFTSELEYGIIVGNPPYGERLGERKEVERMYQEMGKAFEKLDTWSVYMMTSHENFEQCYGKQATKKRKLFNGFIRTDYYQYFGPRPPRKG is encoded by the coding sequence ATGAGTACATATACATTAATTGCAACGGCAGCGATGGGTTTAGAAGCAATTGTTGCAAAAGAAGTGAAAGAATTGGGCTACGAATGCCAGGTGGATAACGGAAAAGTCATTTTCAAAGGGGATGAAACGGCTATTGCGCGAGCCAATATGTGGCTAAGAACCGCTGACAGGATTAAGATACTCGTTGGAGACTTTAATGCGTACTCCTTTGATGAACTATTTGAAAATACAAAGAAACTGCCGTGGGAAAACTTCCTTCCAGTAGACGCTGAATTTCCTGTTCAGGGGAAATCCGTCAAATCAAAGCTATACAGTGTACCTGATTGCCAGGCGATCGTAAAGAAGGCAATCGTTGAACGTTTACGTACAGCATACAAACGTACATCGTGGCTTGACGAAACGGGTCCTTTGTTTAAAATCGAGGTGGCGATCCATAAAGATGTAGCAAGCATCACCCTGGATACCAGTGGACAAGGTCTTCATAAAAGGGGTTACCGAATCGGACAAGGTGAGGCTCCTTTAAAGGAAACCCTGGCAGCAGCCCTGATCCAGTTAACGACATGGAACCCTGACCGTCCTTTTGTAGATCCATTTTGCGGGTCTGGAACCATTCCGATTGAAGCGGCTTTGATCGGGCAAAATATTGCTCCAGGATTCAATCGTGAGTTTTTGTCAGAGAACTGGCCACTGATGCCTGCTGAGGTCTGGGAGAAAACACGTATGGAAGCAGAGGATTTGGCTAACTACGATCAGCCTCTTGAAATACTGGGTACGGACATCGATCACCGAATGATCGAAGTTTCCAAAGAGAATGCAATGGAAGCAGGGCTAGGAGACTTGGTGAAATTTAAACAAATGCAAGTAAGAGACTTCACTTCAGAACTGGAATATGGCATCATCGTCGGAAACCCTCCTTATGGTGAACGTTTAGGAGAAAGAAAAGAAGTGGAGAGAATGTACCAGGAAATGGGGAAAGCTTTCGAGAAACTGGATACTTGGTCTGTTTACATGATGACTTCCCATGAAAATTTTGAACAATGCTACGGTAAGCAAGCTACGAAAAAACGTAAATTGTTTAACGGATTCATCCGAACAGATTATTATCAATACTTTGGCCCGCGCCCGCCGAGAAAAGGATAA
- a CDS encoding chemotaxis protein CheX, producing the protein MILTRSITDILNSSIEAIKGVIPLYINVLQPSLLTEPFSQHEIGVLIGITGDVRGRMIIDGEEESFQSLGASMFGVPLEGEMLESFAGELGNMIAGNLATLLAQAGHSLDITPPTVIVGQSKMYGFERALKLPIVIENVGDFLVILMIE; encoded by the coding sequence ATGATTTTAACGAGAAGTATCACAGATATACTAAATAGTTCTATTGAAGCGATTAAAGGGGTGATTCCCCTATACATTAACGTTTTACAGCCCTCGTTATTGACTGAGCCCTTTAGTCAGCATGAAATCGGTGTACTCATTGGAATCACTGGAGATGTAAGGGGCCGAATGATTATAGATGGTGAAGAAGAGAGCTTTCAATCCCTGGGGGCTTCAATGTTCGGTGTGCCATTAGAAGGAGAAATGCTTGAATCTTTTGCAGGTGAATTAGGAAATATGATTGCAGGCAACCTCGCTACTCTATTAGCTCAAGCAGGTCATTCCCTGGACATCACTCCCCCTACCGTCATTGTTGGTCAATCAAAAATGTACGGCTTCGAAAGAGCCCTTAAGCTCCCTATAGTCATTGAGAATGTGGGAGATTTCTTGGTGATTCTTATGATTGAATAA